One region of Primulina tabacum isolate GXHZ01 chromosome 1, ASM2559414v2, whole genome shotgun sequence genomic DNA includes:
- the LOC142550752 gene encoding protein JOKA2-like, whose translation MEASSVVIKVKYGDILRRFNAKVVDGELDLSIGGLTEKIFSLFNFAPDTEIMLTYVDEDGDSVALVDDDDLCDVVKQSLNPLRITVKLNAEKNGTPFSLSTGTSTPLRSPRVKQSFQNPISGVSEILKTVPEPLHETLVNLSTDLVSKVSSTAPGISPGATELINYFSKVGLSYLDQLAESQTRVHPSAQSDVPENSPTIPESKDSDSSRVDPKLTVVPSVGKSKKQSFKSDEIPPKLHLEATAKNDEVKAQSSIGGTMYASSSKAPGTNAVAGPLNSKSTDIGQFKSSAPENPNPRVVHLTVGKKEKAKMINDCNLDEKSHLTFSHQPPVANAGTVGVSDPLKGNSLNGRTGCVFPIGFENPLDSVLSPTPGSSNKFPVSNFTYECPFSGIPVENVSAAPPQHVPLAVAFNRSRIQNDGCGTIFHRGVRCDGCGVHPITGPRFKSKIKVDYDLCSICFEAMGNDNDYFRLDYPAINRHWLSFKGFHDHHARGRCMASPQIKRGHKVKPGGSKLDSRFIQDVNIPDGTAIAPLIPFTKIWRMRNNGTLAWPQKTQLVWIGGDKLSNLLSVELEIPATGFAVDLELDVAMDFISPDLPGRYISYWRMASPSGQKFGQRVWVLIQVDATLKETPRVGVQGLNLNLPPVNSVLNGPEIINMDLTNLVEDSRQEPDNFNKMVEIVDPVFHMPLPNNEQEMKFPITDSLLVGNGASSSAFPTPTSDTYPIIDLSEIAPPAFSTPTPSVIYSSAPSGGNTVAYTEELPGKEEVENKLLRELEEMGFKQIDLNKEILRMNEYDLEQAVDDLCEVAGWDPMLDELKEMGFHDMEMNKKLLKKNNGSIKRVVMDLIAGEEQQ comes from the exons ATGGAGGCTTCTTCTGTGGTGATCAAG GTCAAATATGGTGATATTCTCAGACGTTTCAATGCCAAGGTTGTTGATGGGGAACTGGATCTTAGTATAGGTGGACTGACTGAGAAGATCTTTTCCCTCTTTAACTTTGCTCCTGACACTGAAATCATGCTTACTTATGTTGATGAAGATGGAGATTCGGTGGCTCTTGTTGATGATGATGATCTCTGTGATGTGGTGAAGCAGTCCCTGAATCCATTGAGAATTACTGTTAAACTAAATGCTGAAAAGAACGGTACCCCATTTTCTCTGTCAACTGGAACTTCTACTCCCTTGAGGTCCCCTCGAGTTAAACAATCATTTCAAAATCCTATTTCTGGAGTGTCTGAAATTTTGAAAACTGTCCCGGAGCCCTTACATGAGACACTTGTGAATCTCTCAACTGATTTGGTATCAAAAGTGTCGTCTACTGCTCCAGGTATATCTCCAGGTGCTACAGAGCTTATTAATTACTTCTCCAAAGTGGGCTTGTCGTACTTAGACCAGCTTGCAGAATCCCAAACTAGAGTGCATCCTAGCGCACAGAGTGATGTCCCTGAAAACAGTCCCACTATAcctgaatctaaagactcagaTTCCTCTCGGGTTGATCCTAAATTAACTGTGGTCCCATCAGTCGGGAAATCTAAAAAACAATCCTTCAAGAGTGACGAGATTCCTCCAAAGCTTCATCTCGAAGCGACTGCGAAGAATGACGAGGTTAAAGCTCAAAGTTCAATTGGAGGAACCATGTATGCATCATCTTCTAAGGCGCCTGGCACTAATGCTGTGGCTGGGCCACTCAACTCAAAGAGTACCGACATTGGGCAGTTTAAAAGTTCAGCACCTGAAAATCCTAATCCAAGGGTTGTACATCTTACTGTCGGTAAGAAAGAGAAGGCCAAGATGATAAATGACTGTAATCTTGATGAGAAGTCGCATTTAACCTTTTCTCATCAGCCACCTGTTGCAAACGCTGGGACTGTTGGTGTTTCTGATCCTTTGAAGGGAAACTCTCTAAATGGAAGAACCGGATGTGTATTCCCTATTGGTTTTGAGAATCCTCTGGATTCAGTTCTGTCCCCTACTCCTGGTAGTTCTAATAAATTTCCAGTCTCAAATTTCACTTACGAGTGCCCATTTTCCGGAATACCAGTGGAAAATGTCTCAGCTGCTCCACCACAACATGTTCCTCTGGCAGTCGCATTTAACAGGAGCAGAATTCAAAATGATGGTTGTGGGACTATCTTCCATCGGGGTGTTCGTTGTGATGGTTGTGGAGTGCATCCTATAACTGGGCCGAGGTTCAAGTCTAAAAT AAAGGTTGACTATGATTTGTGCAGCATATGTTTTGAAGCAATGGGAAACGACAATGACTATTTCAGATTAGATTACCCAGCAATTAATAGACACTGGTTGTCCTTCAAGGGATTTCATgatcat CATGCCAGGGGACGGTGTATGGCTTCACCACAAATCAAAAGGGGTCATAAAGTTAAACCAGGTGGATCCAAGCTAGACAGTCGCTTCATCCAGGATGTCAATATACCAGATGGTACTGCTATAGCGCCTTTAATTCCATTTACAAAGATTTGGAGAATGAGGAACAACGGCACACTTGCATGGCCCCAGAAAACACAACTTGTTTGGATAGGTGGAGATAAATTGAGCAATTTATTGTCAGTTGAACTTGAG ATTCCTGCAACTGGTTTTGCTGTTGACCTCGAACTTGATGTTGCTATGGATTTTATTTCTCCTGATCTTCCAGGCCGTTATATCTCTTACTGGAGAATGGCTTCACCTTCTGGCCAAAAGTTTGGGCAACGTGTTTGGGTTCTTATCCAG GTTGATGCTACTTTAAAAGAGACGCCACGTGTTGGTGTTCAGGGTTTGAACCTAAATTTACCCCCTGTGAACAGTGTCTTAAATGGTCCTGAAATTATTAATATGGACTTGACTAACCTGGTGGAAGATAGCCGCCAGGAGCCTGATAACTTCAACAAGATGGTGGAAATAGTTGATCCAGTATTTCATATGCCACTGCCGAACAATGAACAGGAGATGAAGTTTCCCATCACTGATAGCTTACTTGTTGGAAATGGTGCGTCAAGCTCTGCATTTCCTACCCCAACTTCTGATACATATCCTATCATCGATCTGTCTGAGATAGCACCACCAGCATTCTCTACTCCTACACCATCTGTCATTTATTCTTCGGCACCATCTGGTGGGAACACAGTGGCATATACAGAAGAGCTTCCAGGAAAGGAAGAAGTAGAGAATAAACTTCTGAGGGAACTTGAGGAGATGGGCTTCAAACAGATTGATTTAAACAAGGAGATCCTGAGAATGAACGAGTatgatctggagcaagctgtgGACGATCTCTGTGAAGTTGCTGGGTGGGATCCTATGCTGGACGAACTCAAGGAGATG GGTTTTCATGATATGGAAATGAACAAGAAACTGTTGAAGAAGAATAACGGAAGCATCAAACGTGTGGTTATGGATCTCATCGCTGGAGAAGAGCAGCAGTAA
- the LOC142550738 gene encoding protein ACTIVITY OF BC1 COMPLEX KINASE 3, chloroplastic-like — protein MDHKQLELKKLAGIPGARAPMNSTSITVPCCAGATSLNRRTPTWKDRPPRAALVEKSRPVPALRGGGGGGTGGGENAGSVVLRVRDDSSTSAALSRDRADDMQAEARAMARAVNASIYSPEDLIRMYGSRPFKVVGRAVEIFAGVGTFALNLWLDRVNGLLDRNQRLRAVELRKTFTRLGPTFVKIGQGLSTRPDLCPPIYIEELSQLQDALPTFPDEEAFSCIEKELGCPLDSIYSSISASPIAAASLGQVYKARLKFSGQIVAVKVQRPGIEAAIGLDFYLIRGLGFLINKYVDIISSDVVALIDEFARRVFQELNYVQEGQNARRFKKLYADKEDVLVPDIFWDYTSGKVLTMEWVEGVKLNEQDAIERQGLKVLDLVNTGIQCSLRQLLEYGYFHADPHPGNLLATPDGKLAFLDFGMMSETPEQARSAIIGHVVHMVNRDYEAMARDYYVLDFLSPDVDVSPIVPALRNFFDDALNSTVSELNFKTIVDGLGAVLYQYPFNVPAYYALILRSLTVLEGLALYADPNFKVLAASYPYFAKRLLTDPNPYLRDALIELLFKDGRFRWNRLENLLVQGKKDRDFSAKDALQPVLKLLLGADGEELRVLVIKEAARATEAIVLGSVLESYNSMPDLVRSLIYNANATSPFAINIAEQESMLELRAQVFRIWALLQSSNNFDPSILLPILQVLQEPGARRLGGRLVGGITQRFAARLLQQVLRAPPSNPAPTS, from the exons ATGGATCATAAGCA ACTAGAATTAAAGAAGTTAGCTGGAATTCCCGGCGCTCGTGCGCCCATGAATTCCACCTCAATCACTGTGCCTTGCTGTGCCGGTGCCACCAGCCTGAATCGTAGGACACCAACGTGGAAAGATAGGCCGCCCAGAGCCGCGCTGGTGGAGAAGTCGAGACCCGTGCCTGCCCTCAGAGGCGGAGGTGGAGGCGGGACTGGAGGTGGGGAGAATGCCGGTTCTGTTGTCCTGCGTGTGAGAGATGACTCATCCACGTCCGCAGCTCTTTCCAGAGACCGAGCTGACGATATGCAAGCAGAAGCCAGGGCGATGGCCCGTGCCGTTAATGCTTCTATCTACAGCCCAGAAGATTTGATCCGTATGTATGGCTCCCGACCATTCAAGGTGGTGGGCAGGGCGGTGGAGATTTTCGCAGGAGTGGGTACATTTGCTCTAAATCTGTGGCTGGACCGAGTCAACGGCCTGCTTGATAGGAACCAGAGATTGCGGGCTGTTGAGCTCAGAAAGACTTTCACCAGATTGGGACCTACTTTTGTCAAAATTGGACAGGGCTTGTCCACGAGGCCAGATTTGTGCCCACCAATATATATCGAGGAGCTTTCTCAGTTGCAG GATGCATTACCGACATTTCCAGATGAAGAAGCATTTTCATGTATTGAGAAAGAGTTGGGATGTCCACTTGATTCTATTTACTCATCAATATCTGCATCTCCAATTGCTGCTGCCAGTCTAGGCCAAGTTTACAAGGCACGACTGAAGTTTTCCGGGCAGATTGTTGCTGTGAAGGTGCAAAGACCTGGTATTGAAGCAGCGATAGGGCTAGATTTTTATCTGATACGAGGCTTAGGATTTCTTATAAATAAGTACGTTGATATAATTTCAAGTGATGTTGTCGCTCTTATAGATGAATTCGCTAGAAGGGTTTTCCAAGAACTCAATTATGTGCAG GAGGGTCAAAATGCAAGGAGATTTAAAAAGTTGTATGCCGACAAAGAAGATGTTCTTGTTCCAGATATTTTCTGGGACTACACGAGTGGAAAGGTGCTAACTATGGAGTGGGTTGAAGGGGTCAAACTAAATGAGCAAGATGCCATTGAGAGGCAGGGGCTCAAAGTTCTGGATCTGGTAAACACCGGGATTCAATGCAGTCTTAGGCAGCTGCTTGAGTATGGCTATTTTCATGCTGATCCTCATCCAGGGAACCTCTTAGCGACACCTGACGGGAAGCTTGCTTTTCTTGATTTTGGAATGATGAGTGAGACTCCTGAACAAGCAAGATCTGCGATAATTGGTCATGTTGTGCACATGGTTAATCGAGACTATGAAGCTATGGCACGTGATTATTATGTCTTAGACTTCTTGTCCCCTGATGTAGATGTATCTCCTATTGTACCAGCGCTAAGAAACTTCTTTGATGATGCTCTAAATTCAACCGTGAGTgagctcaacttcaaaacaattGTGGATGGTTTGGGTGCTGTCTTGTATCAATATCCGTTCAACG TGCCAGCTTATTATGCCTTGATTTTGAGGTCTCTCACTGTTCTAGAAGGTTTAGCTCTGTATGCTGACCCTAATTTCAAGGTGCTGGCTGCGTCATATCCATATTTTGCTAAAAGGCTTCTTACAGACCCGAATCCATATCTGAGAGATGCACTTATTGAGTTGCTTTTCAAGGATGGGAGATTCAG GTGGAATAGACTCGAAAACTTGCTAGTCCAAGGGAAGAAAGACCGAGATTTCTCTGCCAAAGATGCTTTGCAACCTGTTCTCAAACTATTGTTGGGTGCTGATGGTGAAGAGCTGAGGGTTTTGGTAATTAAAGAAGCTGCTCGCGCTACTGAAGCTATTGTCCTGGGTTCTGTGCTTGAATCATACAACTCTATGCCTGATCTTGTACGGTCTCTTATCTATAATGCTAATGCAACCAGTCCATTTGCAATTAACATTGCTGAACAGGAAAGTATGCTGGAGCTTAGGGCACAGGTATTCAGAATATGGGCGCTTCTACAATCCTCAAATAATTTTGATCCCAGTATTTTGCTGCCCATACTCCAG GTTCTGCAAGAACCAGGAGCACGGAGATTGGGAGGGCGTTTGGTTGGTGGAATCACTCAACGATTCGCTGCACGCTTATTACAGCAAGTTCTCCGGGCTCCACCCTCAAATCCTGCTCCCACTTCATAA
- the LOC142513445 gene encoding protein FAR1-RELATED SEQUENCE 5-like, with amino-acid sequence MEENSGDKQSYIPQVRDNQKPNIGMKFESLEDAFSFYNQYAREAGFSARISNIKRSKKTNEVIWKKFVCFKKGHTDEIRRSKQAKSEEIIKERARGEIRSGCKSKISVVKEQNDLGWVVSTFMESHNHSLSTPSKVHLLRSHRIVSASEKALNQHFDEANSEKDKSSTFFFDYETDSDNRFSRCFWADPVSRRAYTVFVDVVVFDTTYNTNKYGMIFAPFVGVNHHHQTIVFGCGFLSDEKTGSFVWLLNKFL; translated from the exons ATGGAAGAAAACAGCGGCGATAAACAATCATACATTCCCCAAGTTAGAGACAATCAGAAGCCAAATATAGGGATGAAATTCGAATCTTTAGAGGACGCGTTTTCATTCTATAACCAATATGCACGAGAAGCCGGTTTCAGTGCAAGAATAAGTAATATCAAAAGAAGTAAGAAAACAAATGAAGTTATATGGAAAAAATTTGTATGCTTTAAAAAAGGACATACAGATGAAATTAGACGGAGTAAACAAGCAAAAAGTGAGGAAATAATAAAAGAGAGAGCTCGTGGTGAGATTAGAAGTGGATGTAAGTCAAAGATTTCAGTTGTGAAGGAACAAAATGATCTTGGTTGGGTTGTTAGTACCTTCATGGAAAGTCATAATCATTCATTGTCCACTCCTTCAAAGGTGCATTTGTTACGCTCACATCGTATTGTTTCTGCATCAGAGAAAGCACTGAATCAACATTTTGATGAAGCAAAT TCTGAGAAAGACAAGAGTTCAACTTTCTTCTTTGATTACGAGACTGATTCAGACAATAGATTTAGTCGGTGTTTTTGGGCGGATCCTGTATCAAGGAGGGCGTACACTGTATTTGTTGATGTAGTGGTGTTTGATACGACGTATAACACCAACAAATATGGGATGATTTTCGCACCATTTGTAGGagttaatcatcatcatcagaCCATTGTTTTTGGCTGTGGATTTTTGAGTGATGAGAAAACTGGTTCTTTTGTTTGGTTGCTTAATAAGTTTCTATAA
- the LOC142550760 gene encoding pentatricopeptide repeat-containing protein At1g08070, chloroplastic-like, whose protein sequence is MGFGLSTLPTQLIQFPKNPKILILHQCKTGRDLRQIHAHLIKTRLLHHPAVAESMLESAALLLPVPAIDYAFSIFAYLENPDSSAYNIMIRGFNKVQNPEKSFLLFGKMVENFVHPDEFTFTSILKACSQVGALREGEQVHGQILKVVDGFGCRGFVENALVRLYATCGRLELARQLFDGMSERSAISWNSMISGYVNHGYWKEVTELFGEMLGMGVGFNLAILINVLMACGRLGDLELGEWIYEYALANGLMKDAGLVTSLIDMYAKCGRLDDARGLFDQIHTHDVVAWSAMINGYTQSSRFKEALALFLDMQNANVEPNEVTMVSVLSSCAALGALETGKRAHSYIKKKNLKLSINLGTTLLDFYAKCGCVDIAIEVFKDMPFKNMWSWTALIQGLANSGRGKTALEFYHLMLQEKVKPDEVTFVAVLCACSHAGLVNEGWDYFVSMSRNFSIKPRIEHYGCLVDVLSRAGLIEDAYEFIKNMHIKPNALVWRTLLSSCKVHKHIEIGEEAFKHVINLEPAHSGDYILLSNLYASVGRFDDAKRFRNEMKVQGIKKNPGCSFIELDGVIHEFLAEDNVHPQSKEIYRSVEDMIEKIKTAGYVPDIVEGRLDAAEEDKEASLYHHSEKLAIAYGLIKTSPGTTIRISKNLRICGDCHNATKIISKIFGREIVIRDRNRFHHFKEGLCSCKDFW, encoded by the coding sequence ATGGGCTTTGGTCTCTCAACTCTGCCTACTCAACTCATTCAATTCCCCAAAAATCCAAAGATCTTGATTCTTCATCAATGCAAGACCGGCAGAGACCTCAGACAAATTCATGCCCACCTGATAAAAACCCGCCTCCTCCACCACCCGGCGGTAGCTGAGTCCATGCTAGAGTCGGCTGCACTCCTCCTTCCCGTCCCTGCAATCGACTATGCCTTCTCCATTTTCGCTTACCTTGAAAATCCCGACTCATCGGCCTACAATATAATGATTAGGGGATTTAACAAAGTGCAAAACCCGGAAAAATCTTTTCTTTTATTCGGGAAAATGGTTGAAAACTTTGTGCACCCAGATGAGTTCACCTTTACCAGCATCTTGAAGGCATGTTCACAGGTTGGGGCTTTAAGGGAAGGAGAGCAAGTTCATGGCCAGATACTAAAAGTTGTTGACGGGTTTGGATGTAGAGGGTTTGTTGAAAACGCTTTGGTTCGTTTATATGCCACTTGTGGTCGACTTGAGTTGGCTCGCCAACTATTTGATGGAATGAGTGAGAGAAGTGCTATTTCTTGGAACTCGATGATTTCGGGATATGTAAATCATGGGTATTGGAAAGAAGTGACGGAGTTGTTCGGGGAGATGTTAGGAATGGGTGTTGGGTTTAATCTAGCGATTTTGATTAACGTTTTGATGGCTTGTGGGAGGCTTGGGGATTTGGAATTAGGGGAATGGATTTATGAGTATGCATTGGCGAATGGACTGATGAAGGATGCTGGTTTAGTTACATCTCTCATTGATATGTATGCAAAATGTGGTAGGTTGGATGACGCGAGAGGTTTGTTTGATCAAATTCATACACACGATGTCGTTGCTTGGAGTGCCATGATTAATGGATACACTCAATCCAGTCGTTTCAAGGAGGCTCTTGCTCTTTTTCTCGATATGCAAAATGCGAATGTCGAACCAAACGAGGTGACAATGGTTAGTGTCCTTTCGTCTTGTGCAGCACTGGGAGCTCTAGAAACTGGAAAACGGGCTCATTCTTATATAAAGAAAAAGAATTTGAAGCTCTCCATCAACCTTGGAACAACGCTTCTTGATTTTTATGCAAAGTGTGGGTGTGTGGATATTGCAATTGAAGTATTTAAAGATATGCCTTTTAAAAATATGTGGTCATGGACAGCACTAATTCAAGGTCTTGCTAACTCAGGACGAGGCAAAACAGCTCTCGAGTTTTACCATTTGATGCTTCAAGAAAAGGTCAAACCAGATGAAGTAACTTTCGTTGCTGTTCTTTGTGCTTGTAGTCACGCAGGCTTGGTCAACGAGGGTTGGGATTACTTTGTTAGCATGAGTAGAAATTTcagtattaaaccaagaatCGAGCATTATGGTTGCTTAGTTGATGTTCTGAGCCGAGCCGGGCTGATTGAGGATGCATATGAGTTCATAAAGAACATGCACATTAAACCCAATGCTTTGGTTTGGAGAACTTTGCTTTCATCGTGTAAAGTTCATAAGCACATTGAAATAGGAGAAGAAGCATTTAAACATGTAATCAATTTAGAGCCTGCACATAGCGGGGATTACATACTACTTTCTAATCTATATGCATCTGTCGGTAGGTTTGATGATGCGAAGAGGTTTAGAAATGAGATGAAAGTGCAAGGAATTAAAAAGAATCCTGGTTGTAGCTTTATCGAGTTAGATGGTGTCATTCATGAGTTTTTGGCTGAAGATAATGTACACCCACAATCAAAGGAGATCTACAGATCAGTAGAGGACATGATTGAGAAGATCAAGACAGCTGGATATGTACCTGATATAGTGGAGGGGAGACTGGACGCAGCAGAAGAAGACAAGGAAGCTTCTTTGTATCATCACAGTGAGAAGCTGGCCATTGCATATGGCCTTATCAAGACTTCTCCTGGAACTACAATCAGAATATCGAAAAATCTCAGAATATGTGGCGACTGTCACAATGCGACAAAGATTATATCAAAGATTTTTGGGAGAGAGATTGTGATCAGGGATAGAAACCGATTCCACCACTTCAAGGAAGGGTTGTGTTCTTGCAAAGATTTCTGGTGA
- the LOC142550743 gene encoding uncharacterized protein LOC142550743: MKIGLRAKNKLAFVDGSYPKPDQGSDKELQWERCNAIVLSWIMNAVSKEIFGGIVYSSDAAVVWNDLRERFDKVNGSRIFAIHREIGCHVQGSNSISTYYSKLRQLWDEYASLVTLPICSCESSKKFIAFDQQHKLLQFLMGLNESFTHIRSHILMMDPLPTVSSAFAIISQEESHRSLLSVPPQRLEPSAFYSAQNKRKIDVRCEHCNMLGHNKDTCFKLHGYPPGHKFYKGPWKAGNQRFDREGYDKGRAMGKANTTVAGVDHVDQSSAATSSGSFFSPDQYAAILKLLEKEQISDKQIPPTVNIAGPLKWEDSGDW; the protein is encoded by the exons ATGAAAATTGGCCTTCGAGCCAAGAATAAGCTTGCGTTTGTTGATGGCAGCTATCCGAAACCAGATCAAGGATCAGACAAAGAGCTCCAATGGGAGAGGTGTAATGCGATCGTGTTATCCTGGATTATGAACGCTGTGTCAAAGGAAATATTTGGTGGAATCGTGTATTCATCTGACGCGGCTGTGGTGTGGAATGATCTCCGTGAACGCTTCGATAAAGTGAACGGTTCAAGGATTTTTGCGATTCATAGAGAAATTGGTTGTCATGTTCAAGGTAGCAACTCAATTTCAACATACTATTCTAAGCTTCGACAACTATGGGATGAATATGCATCTCTTGTAACGTTGCCTATCTGCTCTTGTGAATCTTCCAAAAAATTTATTGCCTTTGACCAGCAACACAAACTTCTTCAATTTCTCATGGGACTTAATGAGAGTTTCACTCACATCCGAAGTCACATCCTCATGATGGATCCCCTTCCTACGGTGAGCAGTGCTTTCGCAATTATCTCTCAAGAGGAGTCACATCGTAGTTTGCTAAGTGTGCCTCCACAACGGCTGGAACCTTCTGCATTTTATTCTGCCCAAAATAAGAGGAAGATTGATGTTCGATGTGAACATTGCAATATGTTGGGTCATAACAAAGACACCTGTTTTAAACTACATGGTTATCCCCCTGGACACAAATTCTATAAGGGACCGTGGAAAGCTGGTAACCAGAGATTTGACAGAGAAGGCTATGACAAAGGCAGAGCAATGGGCAAGGCTAATACAACTGTTGCTGGTGTTGATCATGTTGATCAGTCCAGTGCAGCAACAAGCTCAGGATCATTTTTTTCACCAGATCAATATGCGGCCATTTTGAAGCTTCTTGAAAAAGAACAAATCAGTGATAAACAGATTCCTCCTACTGTGAACATAGCAG GGCCTCTCAAATGGGAAGATAGTGGGGATTGGTAA